A stretch of the Lolium perenne isolate Kyuss_39 chromosome 3, Kyuss_2.0, whole genome shotgun sequence genome encodes the following:
- the LOC139838622 gene encoding uncharacterized protein, with translation MERAWHQANYCEVLSREGQPGTAPMKMLFSGYRASLKTKAAETLAQLATLEDAEKTVEERRTFLYNQVVTSYHKAKIERAGLARELEAVKVEAAKVPQLESDLRAARAQCAESEEAGRSAAAKLKLAEQELTRLRLLEKNHITELNSLRTAEKEKVDDLSRRLSEVEKQRLVLQEEVTAKSTELTATAKRWTDDFSALDRGLAGECIFMFLPCAGFRLSTADFRW, from the exons ATGGAGAGGGCATGGCATCAGGCGAACTACTGCGAGGtactcagccgggaggggcagcctggcacggcgcccatgaagatgcttttctccggctatcgggccagcctcaagaccaaggccgccgagacccttgcccagctggcgacgctggaggatgctgagaag acggttgaggagcggcgcaccttcttgtacaaccaggtggtgaccagctaccacaaggctaagatcgagcgagccggcttggctcgcgagctggaggctgtcaagg ttgaggccgccaaggtcccgcagctggagtcggatctccgagccgctcgcgcgcagtgcgccgagagcgaggaggcgggccgatctgccgcagccaagctcaagctggctgagcaggagctgacacggctgcgcctgctggagaagaaccacatcaccgagctcaactccctcaggacggcggagaaggagaaggtggatgatctgagccggcggctgtcggaggtggagaagcagcggcttgtgctgcaggaggaggtcactgccaagtccacagagctgacggctaccgccaaacgCTGGACTGATGACtttagcgcgcttgatcgcggcttggcgggtgagtgcatctttatgttcctaccctgtgccggctttcggctgtcgactgccgactttcgttggtag